In the genome of Armatimonadota bacterium, one region contains:
- a CDS encoding low temperature requirement protein A yields the protein MRLRKDLVRRAVLRTAPGVFEERHATWLELFYDLAFVAAIGQMSLSLSADFTWNGVSRFMLLFIPLWWAWVGQAYFLSRFDSDDLVHRLFALLQIMIVAVLAVYVPSAFEGHYHGYLLAYVGLRVVLVAQYVLAGIQVKPARLLAATYAGGFALAAGICAASLWVPNEIVPLVWGVGLLIDLATPFVFAEQSLKIPPDYSHIPERLGLFTIIVLGEAILAAVSGMRYEGLGPQAKVIGPLGLGLAFAFWWIYFDGVKGHQVQIPVERRDVKRLMLWLFSHMPLAAGIVLTAVGVKHAMTEHHGAGGSSQSAAILVTGVALTLVPLHMIYFASLNRKLIAIAQKISWPHLATTCMVAPIGAVSSGLDPSWLVTALCTIGLVHVVLTFRDLPELDELLRRVESARHQTASNV from the coding sequence GTGAGGTTACGGAAGGACCTGGTTCGACGGGCTGTCCTGAGGACGGCGCCGGGGGTCTTCGAGGAACGTCATGCGACGTGGCTCGAGCTGTTCTACGACCTGGCGTTCGTCGCCGCGATCGGTCAGATGTCGCTCAGCCTTTCGGCCGACTTCACTTGGAACGGCGTGTCCCGCTTCATGCTCCTGTTCATCCCCCTTTGGTGGGCCTGGGTGGGGCAAGCGTACTTTTTGTCGCGCTTCGACTCGGACGATTTGGTCCACCGTTTGTTCGCGTTGCTCCAGATCATGATCGTGGCCGTCCTTGCGGTCTACGTCCCTTCGGCGTTCGAGGGCCATTATCACGGGTACCTCCTCGCCTATGTCGGACTCCGCGTCGTGCTCGTCGCCCAGTACGTGCTCGCCGGCATCCAAGTGAAGCCGGCGCGGCTCTTGGCTGCGACGTACGCCGGAGGGTTCGCCTTAGCTGCGGGCATCTGTGCTGCGTCGCTCTGGGTGCCGAACGAGATCGTGCCGTTGGTGTGGGGCGTCGGCCTCTTGATCGATCTGGCGACGCCGTTCGTCTTCGCCGAGCAGTCCTTGAAGATCCCGCCTGACTATTCCCACATTCCGGAGCGTCTCGGCCTCTTTACGATCATCGTTCTGGGCGAGGCGATTTTGGCCGCCGTCAGCGGCATGCGCTACGAAGGCCTCGGCCCCCAGGCCAAGGTCATCGGCCCGCTCGGCCTCGGGCTGGCGTTCGCGTTCTGGTGGATCTATTTCGACGGCGTCAAGGGCCATCAGGTCCAGATTCCGGTCGAACGTCGGGACGTCAAGCGTCTCATGCTTTGGCTCTTCAGCCACATGCCGCTCGCTGCGGGGATCGTCCTCACGGCGGTCGGGGTCAAGCACGCGATGACGGAACACCACGGGGCCGGGGGTTCGAGCCAGAGCGCGGCGATCCTCGTGACCGGCGTCGCGTTGACCCTTGTCCCGTTGCACATGATCTACTTCGCCAGCTTGAACCGCAAGTTGATCGCGATCGCCCAAAAGATCAGTTGGCCGCATCTCGCTACGACCTGCATGGTCGCCCCGATCGGTGCCGTGTCGTCCGGTCTCGATCCCTCCTGGCTCGTGACGGCCCTGTGCACGATCGGCCTCGTCCACGTGGTCCTGACGTTCCGCGACCTTCCCGAACTCGACGAGCTTCTGCGTCGCGTCGAATCGGCCCGGCATCAGACGGCGAGCAACGTCTAG
- a CDS encoding redoxin domain-containing protein, producing MLTTLVLAAQARPLVPAGPPVPFPVLRAESWMGAADPFNVRNAKGKVVLVHFTPTFCCGYDHAAKLVRQALDRYGRKGLTAFGVFSGTLDGEQTRIWTDVQRHVPVNWPVMVDKDGATTKALFPTEGEVQYSFSFIDRKGSYRKFRFEKLDDVFPAIEKLLAERA from the coding sequence ATGCTCACGACCCTTGTCCTCGCCGCACAGGCCCGGCCGCTCGTCCCCGCTGGCCCGCCGGTCCCCTTTCCCGTCCTCCGTGCCGAAAGCTGGATGGGTGCGGCCGACCCGTTCAACGTTCGGAACGCCAAGGGCAAAGTCGTCCTCGTCCATTTCACGCCGACCTTCTGTTGTGGCTACGACCACGCGGCCAAGCTCGTCCGTCAGGCTCTGGACAGATATGGGAGGAAAGGACTGACGGCTTTCGGGGTGTTCTCCGGGACGTTGGACGGCGAGCAGACGAGAATCTGGACCGACGTCCAGAGGCACGTTCCCGTGAACTGGCCCGTGATGGTCGACAAAGACGGAGCGACGACCAAGGCCCTGTTCCCGACCGAAGGCGAAGTCCAGTATTCGTTCAGCTTCATCGACCGTAAAGGGTCGTACCGGAAGTTCCGGTTCGAAAAGCTCGACGACGTCTTCCCCGCAATCGAAAAGCTGTTAGCCGAGAGGGCTTAA
- a CDS encoding helix-turn-helix domain-containing protein: MDKRAIGAALRAARKSHRLSVAKAAAAIDVSPATLKRWESGRGLPSVQEAADVVAAWGGRAEAFGLEARGPRSDDDSDGGGRPVLRLLRSARHRSGLTMEDVSLATGISQPSVHRYETGERVPGPETLQRLGSAVGLSPLEADTLSRSVFEASSGQAVQGMAEQFLVPGGLSRVCVYSLWDGLLRGRLDAEDVWPAASDAVHGLMIMGDHRGALELWSEFRRAGSPAKPGQDQATALATTIGLARSSVGGMLKDPSGLGTRVLAMRPGPEQAQTFLQLTRIARTLRTGPSGREWCRLAGTWADRSGNASIAFLVELNERDIEFSVSRDAASLRAVERLRERAEGALQRYNADVALAGIHEALGDVEGLASDLDRCRAAESAFGLGSPMVRRIERRSGRTERRADP; encoded by the coding sequence ATGGACAAGCGGGCCATCGGCGCCGCTCTCCGGGCGGCGAGAAAATCGCATCGGCTCTCCGTCGCAAAAGCGGCTGCGGCCATCGATGTTTCGCCCGCCACCCTGAAGCGGTGGGAATCAGGCCGCGGGCTCCCATCGGTCCAGGAAGCGGCGGACGTCGTGGCGGCTTGGGGCGGCCGGGCGGAAGCGTTCGGTCTCGAAGCCCGTGGCCCTCGTTCGGACGACGACTCGGACGGCGGGGGCCGTCCCGTGCTCCGGTTGCTCCGGTCCGCCCGGCACCGGTCCGGTCTCACGATGGAGGACGTGTCCTTGGCGACCGGGATCAGCCAGCCGTCGGTCCACCGGTACGAAACAGGCGAGCGGGTTCCTGGACCGGAGACGCTCCAGCGGTTGGGGTCCGCCGTCGGACTCTCGCCCCTGGAAGCGGACACTTTGTCCCGCAGCGTGTTCGAAGCGTCCTCTGGGCAGGCCGTGCAGGGAATGGCCGAGCAGTTCCTGGTTCCGGGCGGACTTTCGCGCGTCTGCGTCTACTCGCTTTGGGACGGACTTCTTCGCGGCCGTCTCGATGCCGAAGACGTGTGGCCGGCGGCTTCCGACGCCGTTCACGGGCTCATGATCATGGGAGACCACCGCGGCGCTCTGGAACTGTGGTCGGAGTTCCGACGTGCCGGGTCACCGGCCAAACCGGGCCAAGACCAGGCGACGGCATTGGCGACAACGATCGGGTTGGCCCGAAGTTCGGTCGGAGGGATGCTCAAGGATCCCAGCGGACTCGGAACGCGCGTCCTGGCCATGCGACCCGGCCCTGAACAAGCCCAGACTTTCCTTCAGCTCACCAGGATCGCAAGAACGCTTCGGACAGGCCCTTCGGGGCGGGAATGGTGCCGTCTTGCAGGGACTTGGGCTGACCGGTCCGGAAACGCCTCGATCGCGTTCCTGGTCGAACTGAACGAGCGGGACATCGAATTTTCGGTGTCGCGTGACGCCGCGTCGCTCCGGGCCGTCGAACGCCTGCGCGAGCGTGCCGAAGGCGCCCTTCAACGGTACAACGCGGACGTCGCCTTGGCCGGGATCCACGAGGCTCTAGGAGACGTCGAGGGGCTTGCTTCGGACCTGGACCGTTGTCGGGCCGCAGAATCGGCGTTCGGGCTCGGATCGCCGATGGTCCGGCGGATCGAGAGGCGTTCCGGGCGGACCGAACGGCGCGCCGACCCTTGA
- a CDS encoding type II/IV secretion system protein produces the protein MSISEQGNWGAAKRFRLIIREQGQSREMGGNEMSLAVGIVDNIMMNALDLKASDIHLQPERDQLRIRFRQDGILHDNGQLPPEQAQNVLARLKLSAGMRIDEQREPQDGRIDMEYDDRKLSARASCIPCLNGEKFVMRLLDPQAMKVDLNGLGMSDDVREQWKNLIQVPYGLILVTGPTGSGKTSTLYASLNLLDRKKRNIVTVEDPIEYEFDDNIAQVQVTERTPFPRVMRAFLRQDPDVMMVGEMRDPESLAIGIQAGLTGHLVLSTLHTNNAIESIGRMVDMNAEPYLISGVLVGIMAQRLVRRNCTKCSEPFPYSRDELEELGCTAADMPGAKLLKGKGCPECNGSGFKGRIGVYELIIGDRPLKQAIHEGAGYPELLAVAKKQGFKTMQEDGKNKVLAGVTTPDEVIKAVSTQAVE, from the coding sequence ATGAGCATTTCCGAACAAGGCAACTGGGGGGCCGCGAAGCGGTTCCGCCTGATCATCCGCGAACAAGGGCAGTCGCGCGAGATGGGGGGCAACGAAATGAGCCTCGCCGTCGGGATCGTGGACAACATCATGATGAACGCGCTCGACCTTAAGGCGAGCGACATCCACCTCCAACCCGAGCGGGATCAGCTCCGGATCCGGTTCCGTCAAGACGGCATCTTGCACGACAACGGCCAGCTTCCGCCGGAGCAGGCGCAAAACGTGCTCGCACGTCTCAAATTGTCCGCCGGGATGCGCATCGACGAGCAGCGCGAGCCGCAAGACGGCCGCATCGACATGGAATATGACGACCGCAAGCTGAGCGCCCGCGCGTCGTGCATCCCTTGTCTGAACGGCGAGAAGTTCGTCATGCGTCTTCTCGACCCCCAGGCGATGAAGGTCGACCTCAACGGCCTCGGCATGTCGGACGACGTCCGCGAACAGTGGAAAAACCTGATCCAAGTGCCTTACGGCCTGATCTTGGTCACCGGGCCGACGGGTTCCGGTAAGACGTCGACGCTTTACGCCTCGCTCAACTTGCTCGACCGCAAGAAGCGCAACATCGTGACGGTCGAGGATCCGATCGAATACGAGTTCGACGACAACATCGCCCAGGTCCAAGTGACCGAACGCACACCCTTCCCGCGGGTCATGCGCGCGTTCCTGCGCCAAGACCCGGACGTCATGATGGTCGGTGAAATGCGCGACCCCGAGTCGCTCGCCATCGGCATCCAAGCCGGCTTGACGGGACACTTGGTGCTGTCCACCCTCCACACGAACAATGCCATCGAATCTATCGGCCGTATGGTCGACATGAACGCCGAGCCGTACTTGATATCAGGCGTCCTCGTCGGGATCATGGCCCAGCGCCTTGTCCGCCGGAACTGCACGAAGTGCTCCGAACCGTTCCCTTATTCGCGTGACGAACTCGAAGAACTCGGCTGCACGGCGGCGGACATGCCGGGCGCAAAACTGCTCAAGGGCAAAGGTTGTCCGGAGTGCAACGGTTCCGGGTTCAAGGGCCGTATCGGCGTGTACGAACTCATCATCGGAGACCGTCCTCTTAAGCAGGCGATCCATGAAGGAGCTGGCTATCCCGAACTCTTGGCCGTCGCTAAAAAGCAAGGTTTCAAAACGATGCAAGAGGACGGCAAGAACAAAGTCCTGGCCGGAGTGACGACTCCGGACGAAGTCATCAAAGCCGTCTCGACGCAAGCCGTGGAATGA
- a CDS encoding HD domain-containing protein, with amino-acid sequence MNTPLGVIELYEDYEVRLWAGSAEAIFGISAKDAVGKNLFELAGVFFDEKDGLDIRMLLEELQHGRKSRAVLQTKSHSRSTGEGHSRWFWSSPLDSRGKHSRFLVLVEDITERVHARQELERSKGEIIERLVRATEQRDGGTGAHVVRMARYCEAVAESIGLPEEECKIILTAAPMHDIGKIGIGDEILLKPGKLTEEEYERLKLHTLIGADILIGSDNKLVQTAEQIALTHHERWDGKGYPNGLKGQEIPLSGRIAAVCDVFDALTSPRPYKRAWSVEEAAHEIRNGAGTHFDPVVVDAFLSVLPRIKAIKDEFEPKRTSDARKAA; translated from the coding sequence ATGAACACGCCCTTAGGCGTCATCGAGCTTTACGAGGACTACGAAGTCCGGCTCTGGGCCGGATCGGCCGAGGCCATCTTCGGCATCTCCGCCAAAGACGCCGTCGGCAAGAACCTCTTCGAGCTGGCGGGCGTGTTCTTCGACGAAAAGGACGGCCTGGACATCCGGATGCTGCTCGAAGAGTTGCAGCACGGCCGAAAGTCAAGGGCGGTCCTTCAGACGAAGTCGCATTCCCGGAGTACGGGCGAAGGCCATTCCCGGTGGTTCTGGTCGAGCCCGCTCGACTCGCGCGGGAAGCACTCCCGGTTCCTTGTCCTCGTCGAGGACATCACGGAGCGCGTCCACGCGCGACAAGAGCTCGAGCGGAGCAAGGGCGAGATCATCGAACGTCTCGTCCGGGCGACCGAGCAGCGTGACGGTGGAACCGGTGCCCACGTCGTCCGGATGGCCCGCTATTGCGAGGCCGTCGCCGAGTCGATCGGACTGCCGGAAGAAGAGTGCAAGATCATTTTGACGGCCGCTCCGATGCACGATATCGGCAAGATCGGGATCGGAGACGAAATCCTCCTGAAGCCGGGCAAGCTGACCGAAGAGGAGTACGAACGGCTCAAGTTGCACACGCTTATCGGCGCCGATATCCTGATCGGGAGCGACAACAAGCTCGTCCAAACGGCCGAGCAGATCGCGCTCACGCACCACGAGCGTTGGGACGGCAAAGGCTATCCGAACGGTCTGAAAGGTCAAGAGATCCCTCTCTCGGGCCGGATCGCGGCCGTTTGCGACGTTTTCGACGCCCTGACGTCTCCACGCCCTTACAAGCGCGCCTGGTCCGTCGAGGAAGCGGCCCACGAGATCCGGAACGGCGCGGGCACCCACTTCGACCCGGTCGTCGTAGACGCGTTCCTCTCGGTCCTGCCCCGGATCAAGGCCATCAAGGACGAGTTCGAACCGAAGCGGACGTCCGACGCGCGCAAAGCAGCGTAA
- the trmFO gene encoding methylenetetrahydrofolate--tRNA-(uracil(54)-C(5))-methyltransferase (FADH(2)-oxidizing) TrmFO — translation MEVVVTVVGAGFAGVEAAWALASRGTAVRLFEMRPEATTPAHTTEWFAELVCSNSLKSKSPDSPAGLLKDEMSALGSVVIATALEHEVPGGQALAVDREAFGRAVTEKLRSHPSIETVRRPWTPADLGSETTVLATGPLSTDDVSEWLAQVTGRRHLHFYDAVSPTVDASTIDRSVAFAQSRYDKGGDDYLNCPLDRAQYEAFVRELVAAERVPFHAFEAGGVRAGEGGSDEAAMEKIAYFSGCMPIEVIAERGERSLAFGNFKPVGLTDPRTGRRPYAALQLRPENRDRTLYSLVACQNRLRFGEQKRVFRMVPGLEEAEFVRFGVIHRNTYLDAPRVLTPWLELRDRAGVFVAGQLTGVEGYVESAAMGIWAGLSVLARIQGSDAPQPPRETAFGSLLSHLSDDTERDFAPMNVNWGLLPDPGVPVRDKGVKREMKLAAARAAFQDWTSKLAEAQVATVAPG, via the coding sequence ATCGAGGTCGTGGTGACGGTCGTCGGAGCCGGGTTCGCGGGGGTCGAAGCAGCTTGGGCTTTGGCAAGCCGGGGGACGGCCGTCCGGCTGTTCGAAATGCGCCCCGAGGCGACGACGCCCGCCCATACGACGGAGTGGTTCGCCGAGCTCGTCTGTTCGAACAGCCTGAAATCGAAGTCTCCCGACTCCCCAGCCGGTCTCCTGAAGGACGAGATGTCCGCGCTCGGATCGGTCGTGATCGCCACAGCGCTCGAACACGAAGTCCCCGGAGGGCAGGCGCTGGCCGTGGACAGGGAGGCGTTCGGACGGGCGGTCACGGAGAAGCTACGGTCGCACCCGTCGATCGAGACCGTCCGCCGACCGTGGACGCCCGCCGACCTGGGAAGCGAGACGACCGTCCTAGCGACCGGGCCGCTGTCGACCGACGACGTCTCCGAATGGCTGGCACAGGTCACGGGCCGCCGCCACCTTCACTTTTATGATGCGGTCAGTCCGACCGTCGACGCCTCGACGATCGACCGGAGCGTGGCGTTCGCTCAGAGCCGCTATGACAAAGGCGGGGACGACTATCTCAACTGCCCCTTGGACCGAGCCCAGTACGAGGCCTTCGTCCGGGAACTTGTCGCGGCTGAACGGGTGCCGTTCCATGCCTTCGAGGCCGGCGGGGTCCGTGCGGGCGAGGGCGGTTCGGACGAGGCGGCTATGGAGAAGATCGCCTACTTTTCGGGATGTATGCCGATCGAGGTGATCGCCGAGCGCGGCGAGCGGTCCTTGGCGTTCGGGAACTTCAAGCCCGTCGGATTGACCGACCCGCGAACGGGTCGTCGGCCGTATGCGGCCCTGCAGCTTCGGCCCGAGAACCGGGACCGGACGCTCTATTCGTTGGTCGCTTGTCAGAACCGCCTCCGGTTCGGGGAGCAGAAGCGCGTGTTCCGCATGGTCCCCGGACTCGAAGAAGCCGAATTCGTGCGCTTCGGCGTCATCCATCGGAACACGTACCTCGACGCCCCACGGGTCCTGACCCCTTGGCTCGAGCTACGCGACAGGGCCGGCGTGTTCGTCGCAGGGCAATTGACAGGCGTCGAAGGTTACGTTGAGAGCGCAGCGATGGGGATCTGGGCCGGGCTCTCGGTCTTGGCCCGGATCCAAGGTTCGGACGCTCCGCAACCCCCTCGGGAGACGGCCTTCGGATCGCTCTTGAGCCATTTGAGCGACGATACCGAGAGGGATTTCGCCCCGATGAACGTCAATTGGGGGTTGTTGCCCGATCCGGGCGTTCCGGTCCGTGACAAGGGCGTCAAGCGGGAGATGAAGCTGGCTGCGGCCCGGGCTGCGTTCCAGGATTGGACGTCGAAGTTGGCCGAAGCTCAAGTGGCGACCGTCGCGCCCGGATAA
- a CDS encoding PEP-CTERM sorting domain-containing protein (PEP-CTERM proteins occur, often in large numbers, in the proteomes of bacteria that also encode an exosortase, a predicted intramembrane cysteine proteinase. The presence of a PEP-CTERM domain at a protein's C-terminus predicts cleavage within the sorting domain, followed by covalent anchoring to some some component of the (usually Gram-negative) cell surface. Many PEP-CTERM proteins exhibit an unusual sequence composition that includes large numbers of potential glycosylation sites. Expression of one such protein has been shown restore the ability of a bacterium to form floc, a type of biofilm.): protein MMNTRRTALTVVASMLVLGGAQAQTWYIGTNFATSVAQESAWQTAVGGAPLENFDSDPLNKPYGNISTVGLTVRTYADTTQALVTNGGNTFTRSGDQFLWNTSHLKTYFDANSLLSAFGYWAAGGDGDTHVVSLFDSSGALIGTNTVVAGQNLPSFLGVVSNVPIATVLIEAPGFGGTLDSLGFDDVQTKAVPEPATVVGSGLAGLALVRRRRRRTEAA, encoded by the coding sequence ATGATGAACACCCGGCGTACGGCCCTGACCGTCGTCGCCTCGATGCTTGTCCTGGGCGGAGCCCAGGCTCAGACCTGGTACATCGGGACGAACTTCGCAACGTCCGTCGCCCAAGAGTCGGCCTGGCAGACGGCCGTCGGAGGCGCTCCGCTCGAGAATTTCGACTCCGACCCTTTGAACAAGCCTTACGGCAACATCTCGACCGTCGGTCTGACCGTACGTACGTACGCCGACACGACGCAGGCCCTGGTCACGAACGGAGGGAACACGTTCACCCGGAGCGGCGACCAGTTCCTCTGGAACACTTCGCACCTGAAAACGTACTTCGACGCCAACTCCCTCTTGTCCGCCTTCGGTTACTGGGCCGCGGGCGGGGACGGGGACACCCACGTCGTGAGCCTCTTCGACAGTTCAGGCGCATTGATCGGTACGAACACTGTGGTCGCGGGCCAAAACCTGCCGTCCTTCCTCGGAGTCGTCTCGAACGTCCCGATCGCCACGGTCCTGATCGAGGCGCCCGGTTTCGGCGGAACGTTGGACAGCCTGGGGTTCGACGACGTTCAGACCAAAGCCGTACCTGAACCCGCGACGGTGGTCGGATCAGGCCTCGCAGGTCTCGCGCTCGTCCGTCGAAGACGACGCCGGACAGAGGCCGCCTAG
- the surE gene encoding 5'/3'-nucleotidase SurE, producing MRILVTNDDGVRAEGIRHLADVAARFGDVKIVAPDRERSACGHAMTMREPLRVRTCDVDGHEAYEVNGVPVDCVNVGLTVAWPEGCDLVLSGINNGPNLGFDVTYSGTVAGAMEGCINGIRSYALSMCVFADGAPFHYETGATWLRENWALLASLPLPEMCFLNVNVPALAYEEIEGHKFVGMGQRIYQDRVERREDPWGRPYYWQGGVVVMRPDEAETDVWAVTKSHVSLTPVSLDWTDRKVLEAWKVRAAAVKA from the coding sequence ATGCGCATCCTGGTGACGAACGACGACGGTGTCCGGGCCGAAGGCATCCGACACCTCGCCGACGTCGCCGCCCGCTTCGGTGACGTGAAGATCGTCGCTCCCGACCGGGAGCGCAGCGCCTGCGGTCACGCCATGACCATGCGCGAGCCACTCCGCGTCCGAACTTGCGACGTCGACGGCCACGAGGCGTACGAGGTCAACGGCGTCCCGGTCGATTGTGTGAACGTCGGCTTGACGGTCGCCTGGCCCGAGGGGTGCGACCTCGTGCTGAGCGGGATCAACAACGGCCCGAACCTCGGGTTCGACGTCACCTATAGCGGAACCGTCGCAGGAGCCATGGAGGGGTGCATCAACGGAATCCGGTCCTATGCGCTCAGCATGTGCGTCTTCGCCGACGGCGCTCCCTTCCACTACGAGACGGGTGCCACTTGGCTCCGAGAGAACTGGGCGCTTTTGGCGAGCCTTCCCTTGCCCGAGATGTGCTTCCTGAACGTCAATGTTCCAGCACTCGCGTACGAAGAGATCGAAGGCCATAAGTTCGTCGGCATGGGACAGCGGATCTATCAGGACCGCGTGGAACGGCGGGAAGACCCTTGGGGACGGCCCTATTATTGGCAGGGAGGAGTCGTCGTGATGCGGCCGGACGAGGCCGAAACCGACGTCTGGGCCGTCACGAAGAGTCATGTCTCCCTGACACCTGTCAGCCTGGATTGGACGGACCGAAAGGTCCTTGAAGCCTGGAAAGTCCGAGCAGCGGCCGTCAAGGCTTGA
- a CDS encoding nuclear transport factor 2 family protein, whose amino-acid sequence MSTTAPLSSNLKTVLAVYDAFGRNDVPTILGHLHENVAWTCRFDPVVPWGGNWTGREGAAAFFRTLDESVEVMAFEVIENVAKGETVVSLGTFTCKVRSTGKTSHTRWAFVWRFEQGSVVSYEQFHDPAIAEAFKP is encoded by the coding sequence ATGAGCACCACGGCACCCTTGTCCTCAAACCTGAAAACGGTCTTGGCGGTCTACGACGCCTTTGGCCGGAACGATGTTCCGACGATACTGGGCCACTTGCACGAAAACGTCGCCTGGACGTGTCGCTTCGACCCTGTCGTACCCTGGGGCGGAAACTGGACCGGACGGGAAGGTGCGGCGGCATTCTTTCGCACACTCGACGAATCAGTAGAGGTTATGGCATTTGAAGTTATCGAAAACGTCGCCAAAGGAGAAACGGTCGTCTCACTTGGGACGTTCACGTGCAAGGTCCGTTCGACAGGCAAGACGTCCCATACACGATGGGCCTTTGTTTGGAGGTTCGAGCAGGGTTCGGTCGTCAGCTATGAACAGTTCCATGACCCGGCGATCGCTGAGGCGTTCAAGCCTTGA
- a CDS encoding leucyl/phenylalanyl-tRNA--protein transferase, whose product MRALMVHRLNPDVLSAGYAQGAFPMADERGRIQWYSVARRALFPIEGVRVSRSLRRTIAKGTFEVRFDTAFEDVMRACFRPDGNWLTEEFVEAYSACHRQGWGHCCETWRAGRLVGGVYGLAVGRSFSAESMFHREPDAGKVALWALVKKCRQLGFWVFDAQVQNPFLESLGAFEVTESRFSALLQGALLAETDWSRGRPV is encoded by the coding sequence TTGAGGGCTCTCATGGTCCACCGCTTGAACCCTGACGTCCTTTCGGCAGGGTACGCGCAAGGGGCGTTTCCCATGGCCGACGAGCGCGGCCGAATCCAATGGTATTCGGTCGCGCGCCGTGCCCTTTTCCCCATCGAGGGTGTCCGGGTCTCCCGGTCGTTGCGCCGTACGATCGCCAAAGGAACGTTCGAAGTCCGGTTCGATACAGCCTTCGAGGACGTCATGCGGGCGTGTTTCCGGCCTGACGGCAACTGGCTGACGGAGGAGTTCGTCGAAGCCTATTCGGCCTGTCACCGCCAAGGATGGGGGCACTGTTGCGAAACATGGCGGGCAGGCCGCCTCGTCGGAGGGGTCTATGGCCTCGCCGTCGGGCGGAGCTTCAGTGCCGAGTCGATGTTCCACCGGGAGCCAGACGCAGGCAAGGTCGCCCTTTGGGCGCTCGTCAAAAAGTGCCGCCAACTCGGCTTCTGGGTCTTCGACGCCCAGGTCCAGAACCCCTTCCTCGAATCCCTCGGCGCCTTTGAGGTCACAGAGTCGCGATTTTCGGCCCTGCTGCAGGGCGCCCTTCTCGCCGAGACCGACTGGAGCCGGGGCAGGCCTGTCTGA